One genomic region from Spirosoma sp. KCTC 42546 encodes:
- a CDS encoding transporter encodes MKTSLKCLLIVSLLSPFAAQAQMPNDAIYMGKNQLCTAVMYGHSSWNQYWENTLKRENLNIGTQTTQSVMIMPAFGISKRVNVIMSLPYVWTSNSAGNLMGQHGVQDLSAWLKVKAVQTGGFSLNAIVGGSIPVGNYVASFMPMSIGMQCRTFTGRLLANYKEKRTGLYLTAYGSYGWRSNSKIDQDAYQADDRVYNTNQVKVPNTYDAAVKLGVLRKGWQTEVWAERVACLSGDNIRRNDMPYLTNNMQATSVGWYGKVQPKNIGVNARIGYVVDGLNVGQSTSYTVGLLYQINFKK; translated from the coding sequence ATGAAAACAAGTTTAAAATGCCTGCTCATCGTGTCTCTGCTGTCGCCGTTTGCGGCCCAGGCACAGATGCCGAATGATGCGATCTACATGGGTAAAAACCAGCTATGTACCGCCGTCATGTACGGCCATAGTTCCTGGAATCAGTATTGGGAGAATACACTCAAACGAGAGAACCTGAACATTGGCACGCAAACAACGCAGAGTGTCATGATTATGCCTGCCTTTGGGATCAGCAAGCGGGTCAATGTGATTATGAGCCTGCCGTACGTTTGGACGAGCAACAGCGCGGGTAACCTGATGGGCCAGCATGGCGTTCAGGACCTATCGGCCTGGTTGAAAGTGAAAGCCGTGCAGACTGGTGGTTTTTCACTCAATGCTATTGTGGGTGGGTCGATTCCGGTGGGCAACTACGTAGCCAGCTTTATGCCGATGTCTATCGGTATGCAATGCCGTACGTTCACAGGACGGTTACTGGCCAATTATAAAGAGAAAAGAACGGGTCTGTACCTCACAGCCTATGGCAGCTACGGCTGGCGGAGTAATAGCAAGATAGACCAGGACGCCTATCAGGCCGACGACCGGGTGTACAACACCAACCAGGTTAAGGTACCTAACACGTACGATGCTGCGGTTAAGTTAGGTGTGTTGCGTAAGGGATGGCAAACCGAAGTATGGGCCGAGCGTGTAGCTTGCCTAAGTGGCGATAATATTCGCCGGAACGATATGCCGTATCTAACCAACAACATGCAGGCTACGTCGGTAGGTTGGTATGGTAAAGTGCAACCCAAAAATATTGGCGTAAATGCCCGTATCGGCTACGTTGTCGATGGGCTAAATGTTGGCCAAAGCACCAGCTATACCGTTGGTCTGCTGTATCAAATTAATTTCAAGAAGTAA
- the moaA gene encoding GTP 3',8-cyclase MoaA, with product MIYDNHNRPITYLRLAVTDRCNLRCFYCMPEEGIKYLPKHQVLTFEEMERIVQVLARLGIQKVRITGGEPFVRAGLMNFLHRLAAVDGLTDISLTTNGVLTAPHIADLAALGVKSVNLSLDTLDRERFRKITRRDELPAVLKTLDALISAGIQTKINAVVMDGQNTQDLIPLANLTHSLPVDVRFIEEMPFNGEGSHYPVLNWTHKRIVDEIRSHFPDLEKLPDPPFSTSANYQIPGHQGTIGVIAAFSRTFCGTCNRIRLTAQGTLKTCLYDNGVLDVRALLRSGASDNELTAAFLQAFAHRPLNGFEAEQRSVQAGGSVSESMSTIGG from the coding sequence ATGATCTACGATAATCACAATCGCCCCATCACTTACCTCCGGCTGGCTGTAACGGACCGTTGCAACCTGCGGTGTTTTTACTGCATGCCCGAAGAAGGCATCAAATACCTGCCTAAACATCAGGTCCTGACCTTTGAGGAAATGGAGCGTATTGTGCAGGTGCTAGCCCGATTAGGGATACAAAAAGTACGGATTACGGGTGGTGAACCGTTCGTTCGGGCGGGCCTGATGAATTTCCTGCATCGGCTGGCAGCTGTTGACGGGTTGACTGACATTTCCCTGACAACCAACGGCGTATTAACGGCCCCTCATATCGCTGATTTAGCCGCGCTCGGTGTTAAATCGGTTAATCTGAGTCTGGATACCCTCGACCGCGAACGGTTTCGAAAAATTACCCGGCGCGATGAACTACCCGCTGTACTGAAAACACTCGATGCGCTTATATCGGCGGGGATTCAGACCAAAATCAACGCGGTAGTAATGGATGGGCAGAATACGCAGGATTTAATCCCGCTGGCCAATCTGACCCACAGCCTGCCCGTTGACGTTCGTTTCATCGAAGAAATGCCCTTCAACGGCGAAGGAAGCCATTATCCAGTACTTAACTGGACACACAAGCGTATTGTAGACGAAATTCGGTCGCACTTCCCCGATCTAGAGAAACTACCCGATCCCCCGTTTTCAACCTCGGCCAATTACCAGATTCCGGGTCACCAGGGAACCATCGGCGTCATTGCGGCTTTCAGCCGAACCTTTTGCGGCACCTGTAACCGAATCCGGCTAACTGCGCAGGGAACCCTAAAAACCTGCCTGTACGATAACGGTGTGCTGGATGTTCGCGCTTTACTTCGGTCTGGCGCGTCCGACAACGAGCTGACGGCAGCCTTTCTGCAAGCTTTCGCCCATCGTCCACTCAACGGTTTCGAGGCCGAACAACGCAGTGTGCAGGCTGGCGGATCGGTTAGTGAGTCAATGTCCACGATTGGCGGATAA
- a CDS encoding ABC transporter substrate-binding protein — protein sequence MNTTIKLALDRTPNTNHTGFYVAQAKGAYKQAGLDVEFISPDQENYQTAPARRVAQSDAHLAITPSESVISYQTNGVKLIAVATLLARDVSAIMTLRESGIDRPQQLDGKVYASYGARYEEDIIRQLIQNDDGRGQFIPHKSPWANIWRALVTREVDAAWCWLTWEGVKADIDGIDLNQFLFDEYEIPYGYNPVLTADQEWADLNADALRAFLEATAAGFRYAVKNPDESARLLMKTANHPSLSNRNFVEQSQQLASGYYLDGEGNWGFMHRTIWVSFVNWMIRNRMLTDAKGEIIQRMDVDTLFTNKYFEGIPAVIRL from the coding sequence ATGAATACAACCATTAAATTAGCGCTTGACCGAACTCCTAACACCAACCATACGGGCTTCTACGTTGCCCAGGCAAAAGGGGCTTATAAACAGGCTGGTCTTGATGTGGAATTCATTTCGCCTGATCAGGAGAACTATCAGACCGCGCCAGCGCGTCGGGTGGCCCAGAGCGACGCTCATTTGGCCATTACCCCCTCCGAAAGTGTTATCAGCTATCAAACCAATGGGGTTAAGTTGATTGCAGTAGCTACGTTACTGGCGCGTGATGTGAGTGCTATAATGACCCTGAGAGAAAGTGGGATTGACCGGCCGCAACAACTGGACGGTAAGGTGTATGCCTCCTATGGTGCTCGCTATGAAGAAGATATTATCCGGCAATTGATTCAGAACGATGATGGGCGGGGCCAGTTTATTCCGCATAAATCGCCCTGGGCCAATATCTGGCGGGCGTTAGTAACCCGTGAGGTCGATGCGGCCTGGTGCTGGCTTACCTGGGAGGGCGTGAAAGCTGATATTGATGGTATTGACCTGAACCAGTTTCTCTTTGATGAGTACGAAATCCCCTATGGCTACAACCCTGTACTAACTGCCGACCAGGAGTGGGCCGACCTGAATGCGGATGCCTTACGGGCGTTTCTGGAGGCAACCGCAGCAGGCTTCCGCTATGCAGTGAAAAATCCTGATGAATCCGCACGGTTACTGATGAAAACGGCCAACCACCCCTCGTTGTCCAACCGGAATTTTGTGGAACAAAGCCAGCAACTGGCATCGGGCTATTACTTAGATGGCGAAGGCAATTGGGGATTCATGCACCGAACTATCTGGGTATCATTTGTGAACTGGATGATCCGCAACCGGATGCTTACCGATGCTAAAGGAGAGATCATTCAACGAATGGACGTGGATACGCTCTTTACCAATAAATATTTTGAAGGTATTCCGGCGGTGATACGCCTGTGA
- a CDS encoding TonB-dependent receptor domain-containing protein — MKRIQSVLCMIGLTLGLAGNLVAQTLNQKTTSQQQLVDSLPTQTLNQVTVKGARSVIVESLPNVYGTYLMGGKRSEAIRLSEIDANVAEKTPRQVFARIPGVFVYDMDGTGNQINIATRGLDPHRSWENNIRQNSVITNSDMYGYPASHYSPPMESIDRVELVRGTASLQYGAQFGGMLNYVTKQADSTRRFGFETVNSVGAYGLRSSYNAIGGRIGKWTYYAYYYRRHSDGYRENSNSNAEAQFGRLQYQATQRLSFTAEFGRSAYTYQIPGPLTDAMFAQDPRQSTRSRNYFNPDIYIPSLKADWQLSDRTRLLWTVSAVLGARNSVQLDAFATVPDTINHVTGQYKARQVDIDNFNSYTSETRLLHRYKLGTIGGVLAAGVQLISTDLHRRQLGVGTTASDYDLTLTSPFKRDLHFRTNNIAIFVENQFHLTDRLMVSPGIRIENGKTEMRGTISYYDPGNLPTDISHHFALLGINGQYRVNDAVKIYGGWSQAYRPVVFKDIIPTSVYERIDKSLKDAYGYNAEIGVDGHWQGLHLNVTVFDLLYRNRLGTLLLTNADGSNYVFRTNIGDSRSTGVEALLEAQLLRTDKFLLSGFTSTAFNNARYINGVVAAGTENRNVTGHQVESAPRWTTRNGLTARYGTASLTLQYSYVSQTFSDALNTAVPSANGAIGPVPAYSLWDLNGTWRIKKSLTIRGSVNNLLNQQYFTKRPTFYPGPGVWPSDGRSAVLTVGLTI, encoded by the coding sequence ATGAAACGTATTCAATCAGTGCTATGCATGATCGGTCTAACTCTGGGCCTGGCTGGGAATTTGGTTGCCCAAACGCTAAACCAGAAAACAACTTCCCAACAGCAGTTGGTCGACTCGCTGCCAACGCAAACGCTGAATCAGGTAACGGTAAAAGGGGCTCGTTCGGTTATTGTTGAGTCGTTGCCCAACGTGTATGGTACGTATCTGATGGGGGGTAAGCGTAGTGAAGCGATCCGGTTGTCGGAAATAGATGCCAATGTGGCGGAGAAAACACCCCGGCAGGTATTTGCTCGAATTCCTGGCGTATTTGTCTACGATATGGACGGTACCGGCAATCAGATCAACATTGCTACGCGAGGCCTGGACCCACACCGGTCGTGGGAAAATAACATCCGGCAGAATAGCGTCATTACCAATTCAGATATGTACGGGTACCCTGCCAGTCATTATTCACCTCCGATGGAAAGCATCGATCGGGTTGAGCTGGTGCGTGGTACGGCTTCGTTGCAATATGGTGCCCAGTTTGGTGGTATGCTCAATTATGTGACCAAACAGGCCGACAGCACACGTCGGTTTGGCTTTGAGACGGTTAACTCGGTGGGCGCTTATGGACTACGAAGTTCCTACAATGCCATTGGTGGCCGAATTGGTAAGTGGACCTACTATGCGTATTACTATCGTCGGCATTCGGATGGATACCGGGAAAATAGTAATTCAAATGCCGAAGCTCAGTTTGGACGCCTACAGTATCAGGCAACACAACGTTTGAGCTTCACCGCCGAATTTGGCCGGTCGGCTTATACGTATCAGATTCCGGGGCCGCTCACCGATGCTATGTTTGCTCAGGACCCTCGTCAATCGACCCGCAGCCGCAACTATTTCAACCCGGATATTTACATCCCGTCGCTGAAGGCGGACTGGCAACTATCAGATCGGACGCGTTTGCTCTGGACGGTTTCGGCTGTGTTGGGTGCTCGGAATAGTGTACAACTCGATGCATTTGCGACTGTTCCCGATACCATTAATCACGTAACGGGACAGTACAAGGCCCGCCAGGTGGATATTGACAACTTCAATAGCTATACCTCCGAAACCCGCTTACTGCATCGCTATAAACTGGGTACCATTGGGGGCGTACTGGCAGCGGGCGTCCAACTGATCAGCACTGATCTACACCGACGGCAATTGGGAGTTGGTACAACCGCCAGCGATTACGATCTCACCCTGACCAGCCCGTTTAAGCGTGACCTACATTTTCGGACGAACAACATTGCCATTTTTGTCGAGAATCAGTTTCACCTGACCGATCGGTTAATGGTGTCGCCGGGTATTCGGATTGAGAATGGCAAGACCGAAATGCGGGGTACTATTTCGTATTACGATCCAGGTAATCTCCCAACGGATATTAGCCACCATTTTGCGCTGTTGGGCATCAATGGTCAGTATCGAGTGAACGATGCGGTTAAAATCTACGGAGGTTGGTCGCAGGCGTATCGTCCGGTTGTCTTTAAGGACATCATTCCAACATCGGTGTACGAACGGATCGACAAAAGCCTCAAAGATGCCTATGGCTACAATGCCGAAATCGGGGTGGATGGTCACTGGCAGGGATTGCACCTGAACGTGACAGTGTTTGACTTGCTGTACCGAAATCGGCTGGGAACGCTGCTGTTGACCAATGCAGATGGGTCGAACTACGTTTTTCGCACCAACATTGGCGACAGCCGGAGCACGGGGGTAGAAGCTCTGCTTGAAGCGCAGTTACTTCGTACTGATAAGTTCTTGCTTAGTGGCTTTACGTCGACGGCTTTCAACAATGCCCGTTACATCAATGGCGTTGTTGCGGCCGGAACTGAGAATCGGAACGTGACGGGGCATCAGGTTGAGTCGGCACCGCGCTGGACTACCCGAAACGGCCTGACAGCTCGTTACGGAACCGCCAGCCTGACGCTACAATACAGCTACGTAAGCCAAACCTTCTCCGACGCGCTAAACACGGCTGTTCCTTCGGCCAATGGGGCTATTGGGCCAGTACCCGCCTATAGCCTGTGGGATCTGAACGGCACCTGGCGAATTAAAAAGTCGCTGACCATCCGGGGCAGTGTCAATAACCTATTGAACCAGCAGTACTTCACCAAACGCCCTACATTTTACCCCGGTCCGGGTGTGTGGCCATCTGATGGCCGAAGCGCCGTGCTGACAGTGGGCCTTACTATTTAA
- a CDS encoding NUDIX domain-containing protein: MEYQKELRRLIADFKTNFLSSVSLDLVIFGFHDGQLKVLLLRWKGTNDWCLPGGRIRHEESLEAAAYRSLQQRTGLREIFLQQFHTFGDVMRYTNFSKQETMAKLGLPDDVTHELVSRDVSVGYYALVEFANAIPTPDFFAEECCWWDIDQIPPLLFDHNSMITLALKTLRRQLSYQPIGYNLLPDKFTMPDLQQLYETILGQSLDRRNFQKRMLGYDILERLEERKTGGAHKAPYLYRFDKAKYEKALADEILFVG, encoded by the coding sequence ATGGAATACCAAAAAGAATTGAGAAGACTCATTGCCGATTTTAAAACAAATTTTCTTTCCTCGGTATCACTCGACCTGGTGATATTCGGTTTTCACGATGGCCAGCTAAAAGTGTTGTTGCTTCGCTGGAAGGGCACGAATGACTGGTGTTTGCCCGGTGGTCGAATTCGCCATGAGGAAAGCCTGGAAGCTGCCGCCTATCGGAGCCTACAGCAACGGACAGGTTTACGTGAGATTTTCCTGCAACAATTTCACACCTTCGGCGACGTTATGCGGTACACGAATTTCAGTAAACAGGAAACGATGGCGAAGCTGGGTTTACCCGACGATGTGACGCATGAGCTTGTTAGCCGGGATGTGTCGGTAGGGTATTATGCGCTGGTCGAGTTTGCCAATGCGATCCCTACTCCCGATTTCTTTGCGGAGGAGTGTTGCTGGTGGGACATCGACCAGATTCCTCCGTTATTATTTGATCATAATAGTATGATTACATTGGCACTCAAAACCTTACGTCGGCAGCTCAGCTATCAGCCTATTGGCTACAACTTATTACCCGATAAGTTCACGATGCCTGATCTGCAGCAACTGTACGAAACCATTCTGGGCCAATCGCTTGACCGTCGGAATTTCCAGAAACGAATGCTGGGTTATGATATTCTGGAGCGGCTGGAAGAGCGTAAGACCGGTGGTGCGCACAAAGCGCCCTATTTATATCGGTTTGATAAAGCGAAGTATGAAAAAGCCCTGGCCGATGAAATTCTGTTCGTGGGCTGA
- a CDS encoding DUF2490 domain-containing protein, whose translation MRILFLLYFLLTGCMCVAQDWTFYGFFPAISQSGNIGKKIQYNLYLSSTIDAFHQTVADKDYPATALQYYVQPSLSYKITPAIQVGLGYAYVKHNLFGLHVNENRLWAQAVATHGVPALGRLKLSHRLRYEERYPLNMKTNQWSYATLFRYQLGVNVPLYDPKQKTKGFYASASNEFFLCLTGAQNSPISSKNSFYGENWLYGGLGYNTGKFGKIELGYMYQNLIRNPQQDHRYLHLLQATWAVNFDLSEIGVWLYTP comes from the coding sequence ATGCGAATTCTTTTCCTGCTGTATTTCCTGTTGACTGGTTGTATGTGTGTTGCACAGGATTGGACATTCTATGGTTTTTTCCCTGCTATCTCGCAATCGGGAAATATTGGCAAAAAAATTCAGTACAATCTGTACCTGTCATCTACGATTGATGCGTTCCATCAAACTGTAGCGGATAAGGACTATCCGGCAACGGCCCTTCAATATTATGTACAGCCGAGTTTAAGCTATAAGATCACCCCTGCTATTCAGGTGGGCCTGGGCTATGCCTATGTAAAGCACAATCTGTTTGGGCTGCATGTTAACGAAAACCGCCTTTGGGCACAGGCAGTGGCTACGCACGGTGTTCCCGCGCTGGGTCGGCTGAAATTGTCGCATCGGTTACGGTACGAGGAGCGTTATCCGTTGAATATGAAAACAAACCAGTGGTCGTATGCTACCTTGTTCCGATATCAATTGGGGGTGAATGTGCCGCTGTATGATCCCAAACAGAAAACGAAAGGATTTTATGCGTCGGCTTCCAATGAATTTTTTCTGTGCCTGACGGGGGCTCAAAACAGTCCCATCAGTTCAAAAAATAGTTTTTACGGTGAAAACTGGTTGTATGGCGGCCTGGGCTATAATACGGGCAAGTTTGGTAAGATTGAGCTGGGCTATATGTACCAAAATCTGATTCGGAATCCGCAGCAAGACCATCGCTACCTGCATTTATTGCAGGCAACCTGGGCGGTTAACTTCGATTTGTCGGAAATTGGCGTTTGGCTGTATACGCCGTAA
- a CDS encoding PQQ-dependent sugar dehydrogenase → MMKRHFFSRQSYKAVIPLCIGAIGLLAYSVRPLTDPGDKPDENRFTKVVLAEKLNEPLEMAILPDERVLFIERHGQVQLYSPTTKQVKTIASIPVSTKYKDKEGNETEAEDGLLGVNLDPNFEKNHWVYLYYSPAGNESKNILTRYELRGDELVLSSKKVLLEVATQREQCCHTGGSIDWDREGNLYLSTGDNTSPRATLYAPIDERPGRGPWDAQKSSGNTNDLRGKILRIHPEADGTYTIPEGNLFPKGTPKTRPEIYTMGHRNPYRIAVDKHTGYLYWGDVGPDAGEDSVGVGPTAEDEYNQAKKAGNFGWPYFVGNNKAYYDKDFTTGKGGAKFDPAHPVNDSPNNTGLNDLPPAQPAMIWYPAAESKQFPIMGTGGRSAMAGPTYYKDDFKGAKRPFPEYYNGKTFLFEWMRDMILAVSYDSKGDMTSTERFLPNMAFSHPIDMAFGPNGDLYVLEYGTGWFLKNDDSRLVKIEFNAGNRKPNVQASANQKAGAIPMVVKLSSEGTKDFDGDAITYQWKIYNRTGGSKAGGQPTVLNEPNPTFTFQKPGQYKAILTVTDAHGLKDSREVDIMAGNQPPSVALDILNGNKNFYFPGQPIAYQVSVTDKEDGSLATGKILAKQVMVKANYQTEGSAQNVSEAERGPAGHKFSEATYLGAGQVLMEKSDCKACHFVDKKSVGPAFIEVAKRYKNDANAVASLSNKIIKGGGGSWGDAIMTAHPQLGQNDASEIVKYILTLSDKKVATPSLPTKGTYTPDKNEKGDLVLQASYKDKGANGLPAQTGEQVLVLRNPLIPLGTSNSQSKGVTLFKMGTQPYPIVIVMGSDTYVQFNKFDLTGVRTMEFAVAVPKAQLMAVGGRIEIHIDSPTGPSLGQTEELLPNESKDPADLFKPSITKVTVTPTTGQHDLYFVFKNEKAGKSPLFVPVTVQLSN, encoded by the coding sequence ATGATGAAACGCCACTTTTTCTCACGGCAATCGTACAAGGCAGTAATTCCACTTTGCATTGGCGCGATTGGACTTCTGGCCTATTCCGTAAGGCCATTGACTGACCCCGGCGACAAGCCCGATGAAAATCGATTTACAAAGGTAGTACTGGCCGAAAAATTAAATGAACCCCTCGAAATGGCCATTCTGCCCGACGAACGCGTTCTTTTTATTGAACGGCATGGGCAGGTACAACTGTACTCCCCTACAACGAAGCAGGTAAAAACCATTGCTTCGATTCCGGTAAGCACGAAATACAAGGATAAGGAAGGAAACGAAACCGAGGCCGAAGATGGCCTGCTGGGCGTAAACCTTGATCCTAACTTCGAGAAAAATCACTGGGTTTATCTGTATTATTCGCCAGCAGGCAACGAGTCCAAAAACATCCTGACCCGCTACGAGCTTCGTGGCGATGAGCTGGTTCTTTCCTCGAAAAAAGTACTGCTCGAAGTAGCCACCCAGCGTGAGCAGTGCTGCCATACCGGTGGCTCGATTGACTGGGACCGGGAAGGCAACCTCTACCTCTCAACCGGCGATAACACCAGCCCCCGCGCTACCTTGTATGCGCCCATTGATGAACGCCCAGGCCGTGGCCCCTGGGATGCCCAGAAATCATCGGGAAATACGAACGATTTGCGGGGCAAAATTCTACGCATCCACCCCGAAGCCGACGGCACTTACACGATTCCAGAAGGCAATCTGTTCCCAAAAGGAACGCCTAAAACCCGCCCCGAAATTTATACAATGGGGCACCGGAATCCCTATCGAATTGCGGTGGATAAACACACTGGTTATCTGTACTGGGGCGATGTTGGCCCCGATGCCGGTGAAGATTCAGTAGGCGTTGGCCCTACTGCTGAGGATGAATACAATCAGGCGAAAAAGGCGGGCAATTTTGGCTGGCCCTATTTTGTGGGGAATAACAAAGCCTATTACGACAAAGATTTTACGACCGGAAAAGGGGGTGCCAAATTCGATCCGGCTCACCCAGTCAACGATTCGCCCAACAACACGGGGTTGAACGACCTCCCTCCTGCTCAACCTGCCATGATCTGGTATCCGGCAGCCGAGAGCAAGCAATTCCCAATTATGGGTACCGGTGGTCGAAGTGCAATGGCTGGCCCGACCTATTACAAAGACGATTTCAAAGGTGCCAAACGCCCTTTCCCGGAGTATTATAACGGTAAAACATTCCTGTTCGAATGGATGCGCGACATGATCCTAGCCGTCAGTTACGACAGTAAAGGCGACATGACCAGCACGGAGCGCTTCCTGCCCAACATGGCCTTCAGTCATCCCATCGACATGGCTTTCGGCCCGAACGGTGATCTCTATGTATTGGAATATGGTACAGGCTGGTTCCTCAAAAACGACGATTCCCGCCTGGTAAAAATTGAATTCAACGCCGGTAACCGCAAGCCGAACGTACAGGCTTCTGCCAATCAGAAAGCCGGAGCAATACCGATGGTCGTAAAACTATCGTCGGAAGGCACCAAAGATTTTGATGGCGATGCGATAACCTATCAGTGGAAAATTTATAACCGGACTGGAGGGTCTAAAGCGGGTGGTCAGCCAACGGTTCTGAACGAGCCAAATCCAACGTTCACGTTCCAGAAGCCAGGTCAGTATAAAGCGATTTTAACGGTGACGGATGCGCACGGCCTCAAGGACTCCCGCGAGGTTGATATCATGGCAGGTAACCAACCGCCAAGTGTAGCGCTGGACATCCTGAATGGGAATAAAAACTTCTACTTCCCCGGTCAACCGATTGCCTATCAGGTTAGTGTGACGGATAAAGAAGATGGCAGTTTGGCGACTGGGAAAATTCTGGCGAAGCAGGTCATGGTGAAAGCCAACTACCAGACTGAAGGATCAGCGCAGAATGTGAGCGAGGCCGAACGCGGCCCGGCCGGGCACAAATTCTCGGAAGCAACGTACTTAGGTGCAGGCCAGGTGCTTATGGAAAAGAGCGACTGTAAAGCCTGCCATTTTGTGGACAAAAAATCAGTTGGGCCAGCGTTTATCGAGGTAGCCAAACGGTACAAAAACGACGCGAATGCCGTGGCCAGCCTGTCGAACAAAATCATTAAAGGTGGTGGCGGCTCCTGGGGCGATGCGATCATGACAGCTCACCCACAATTGGGCCAGAATGATGCGAGCGAAATCGTGAAGTATATTCTCACCTTGTCGGACAAGAAAGTAGCTACACCATCGCTGCCAACAAAAGGCACCTATACGCCGGATAAAAACGAGAAAGGTGATCTGGTTTTGCAGGCATCGTACAAAGATAAAGGAGCCAATGGCCTGCCCGCCCAGACCGGTGAACAAGTGCTGGTACTACGCAATCCGCTAATACCACTGGGTACGAGCAACAGCCAATCGAAAGGCGTCACGCTGTTCAAAATGGGCACCCAACCCTACCCGATTGTCATTGTTATGGGCTCGGATACCTATGTGCAATTCAACAAGTTTGACCTGACGGGTGTACGGACGATGGAGTTTGCGGTAGCCGTTCCCAAAGCGCAACTCATGGCCGTTGGTGGACGCATCGAAATACACATCGATTCACCAACCGGGCCATCGCTGGGCCAAACTGAAGAGTTGTTGCCCAACGAAAGCAAAGACCCCGCCGATCTCTTTAAGCCCAGCATTACCAAGGTCACGGTTACGCCAACGACTGGTCAGCACGATTTGTATTTCGTCTTTAAAAACGAAAAAGCGGGCAAATCTCCGCTCTTCGTTCCCGTTACTGTACAGCTTTCTAACTAG